A genomic window from Diospyros lotus cultivar Yz01 chromosome 2, ASM1463336v1, whole genome shotgun sequence includes:
- the LOC127795338 gene encoding CBL-interacting serine/threonine-protein kinase 12-like, which yields MAEKPAAAAPSTQKTKKEAQALLLGRYEIGKLLGHGTFAKVYHARNVQTGEDVAIKIIDKEKILKVGLIAHIKREISILRRVRHPNIVQLFEVMATKTKIFFVMEFVKGGELFNKVAKGRLKEEVARKYFQQLISAVGFCHARGVYHRDLKPENLLLDENGDLKVSDFGLSAVSEQIPHDGLFHTFCGTPAYVAPEVLARKGYDAAKVDIWSCGVILFVLMAGYLPFHDQNIMFMYKKIYKGEFRCPRWFSPELVRLLTRLLDTNPETRITIPEIMKNKWFKKGFKHIKFYIEDDKLCSVPDVVDDAGSESDQSLSESDSEVESRRRLATLPRPASLNAFDIISFSPGFDLSGLFEEGGEGGRFISGAPVSNIVSKLEEIAKVVSFTVRKKDFRVSLEGSREGVKGPLTIAAEIFELTPSLRMVEVKKKAGDRGEYEEFYNRELKPGLQNLIAEESAAASPSHDSSPLLLDASHLSQDPLTLLSNTSYLPSDTE from the coding sequence ATGGCGGAAAAACCCGCCGCCGCAGCCCCCAGCACGCAGAAGACCAAGAAGGAGGCGCAAGCTCTCCTCCTCGGCCGCTACGAGATCGGGAAGCTCCTCGGCCACGGAACCTTCGCGAAGGTCTACCACGCTCGGAACGTGCAAACCGGGGAGGACGTGGCGATCAAGATCATCGATAAAGAGAAGATCCTGAAAGTCGGCTTGATTGCGCATATCAAGCGCGAGATCTCGATCCTCCGCCGCGTCCGGCACCCCAACATCGTGCAGCTCTTCGAGGTCATGGCCACGAAGACCAAGATCTTCTTCGTGATGGAGTTCGTGAAGGGCGGCGAGCTCTTCAACAAGGTCGCCAAGGGCCGCCTCAAGGAGGAGGTCGCCAGGAAGTACTTCCAGCAACTCATCTCTGCCGTCGGGTTCTGCCACGCCCGCGGCGTCTACCACCGCGATCTGAAGCCGGAGAATCTTCTCCTCGACGAGAACGGCGACCTCAAGGTCTCGGACTTCGGCCTCAGTGCCGTCTCTGAGCAAATCCCCCATGACGGGCTGTTCCACACGTTCTGCGGCACGCCAGCGTACGTCGCCCCGGAGGTTCTCGCCCGGAAGGGCTACGACGCAGCCAAAGTCGATATCTGGTCGTGCGGCGTCATACTCTTCGTGTTGATGGCGGGATATTTACCATTCCACGATCAGAACATCATGTTTATGTATAAAAAGATCTATAAAGGCGAATTCCGATGCCCGCGTTGGTTCTCGCCGGAATTGGTCCGGTTGCTGACCCGTCTTCTGGATACGAACCCGGAAACCCGGATCACGATTCCGGAGATAATGAAGAATAAATGGTTCAAAAAGGGGTTCAAGCATATCAAATTCTATATCGAGGACGACAAATTGTGCAGCGTTCCCGACGTCGTGGACGATGCGGGCTCCGAGTCCGACCAGTCATTGTCCGAATCAGATTCGGAAGTCGAGTCCCGGCGGCGTCTCGCTACTCTGCCCCGGCCAGCGAGTCTGAATGCGTTCGATATCATATCGTTTTCGCCTGGATTCGATTTGTCGGGATTGTTCGAGGAGGGAGGGGAAGGGGGAAGGTTTATTTCGGGCGCGCCGGTGTCGAATATCGTATCCAAATTGGAGGAGATTGCAAAGGTTGTGAGCTTCACGGTGAGGAAGAAGGATTTCAGAGTGAGTTTGGAGGGTTCGAGGGAAGGAGTAAAGGGGCCATTGACGATTGCAGCGGAGATATTTGAGTTAACGCCGTCGTTGAGAATGGTTGAGGTGAAGAAGAAAGCAGGGGATAGAGGCGAGTACGAAGAGTTCTATAACCGCGAATTGAAGCCCGGCTTGCAGAACCTCATCGCTGAAGAATCGGCGGCGGCGTCCCCTTCGCATGATTCATCACCTTTGCTTTTGGATGCTTCACATTTGTCGCAGGATCCTTTAACATTGCTGTCGAATACTTCTTATTTGCCTTCGGATACTGagtaa